In the bacterium genome, one interval contains:
- a CDS encoding helix-turn-helix domain-containing protein produces the protein MHVICLEDEAFYALVEQVVGRIKEQHQVVAEKWISGDEAMKLLRITSKTTLQKLRDEGKIRFSQPEKKIILYDVDSIHTFLNKHARNPY, from the coding sequence ATGCACGTTATCTGTTTGGAAGACGAAGCTTTCTATGCACTTGTGGAGCAAGTGGTTGGCCGGATTAAAGAGCAGCATCAGGTCGTCGCCGAGAAGTGGATTTCGGGCGACGAGGCGATGAAGCTGCTGCGCATTACCAGTAAGACCACGTTACAAAAATTGCGGGATGAAGGGAAAATCCGTTTTTCTCAGCCTGAGAAAAAAATCATCCTGTATGATGTGGATTCTATCCATACGTTTTTGAACAAAC